The following are encoded in a window of Phycisphaerae bacterium genomic DNA:
- the mutL gene encoding DNA mismatch repair endonuclease MutL, with translation MPSIQVLPDLLVNKIAAGEVVERPASVVKELVENSLDSGAHHIEIAIEEGGRRLTRVVDDGSGMDAEDLARCVLPHATSKIRGESDLFAIRTMGFRGEALPSIGSVSQLRIVSRRADTHEAHEIRMAGDQVEPIIAASGPPGTTVEVRELFFNVPARQKFLRTAQTEMGHITEQVARIALVHPGIEFRLTHNGRLIHHLRPADHVRSRVADLYGAELADSLLEFTRDERGLNIRGYAGRPADSRSSGKWQYIFLNGRYIHDRFVSAAAREAYRGLMEANRYPVFFIALQVDPAAVDVNVHPTKSEVRWQDSNVVYSQVLSVLRDRFLNANLTTQYRPNPGGRPAPAPFAAPATGLRALSPDPTDSMTQDELDADRRREVRQSVAEFYKRSLPAGHLPPPGGPASAGASGEPGCDWSRRSPMVRTSWPSTPAEYSAATTAGDRETGSTAAEPQLASPHPPVWSAPAGGSSPAGRAPRVIQVHRAFLVTESDDGLTIIDQHALHERILYEKISEQIRRGSLESQRLLLPETVNVAPDHVALIESHGQLFGQLGFELSPYGPSTIAVHAAPSLLSPERVADFVRDALDRLVARDAPASGEMLMNDLIAMCACKAAVKAGDPLSPAEIESLMAQRHLVDRSTNCPHGRPTSLNLALSDLEKQFKRT, from the coding sequence ATGCCGTCAATTCAGGTTCTTCCCGATCTCCTGGTCAACAAGATCGCTGCTGGCGAGGTCGTTGAGCGTCCGGCCAGCGTGGTCAAGGAGCTTGTCGAGAACAGTCTCGATTCCGGTGCCCACCACATCGAGATCGCCATCGAAGAGGGTGGTCGCAGACTCACTCGCGTGGTCGACGACGGTTCCGGCATGGACGCCGAGGACTTGGCCCGCTGCGTTCTCCCACACGCGACCAGCAAGATTCGCGGCGAGAGCGACCTGTTCGCGATTCGCACCATGGGTTTTCGCGGCGAGGCACTGCCGAGCATTGGCTCGGTCTCCCAGCTCCGCATCGTCTCTCGTCGCGCCGACACCCACGAGGCCCACGAAATCCGTATGGCCGGCGACCAGGTCGAACCCATCATCGCCGCAAGCGGCCCGCCGGGCACCACCGTCGAGGTTCGCGAGCTGTTCTTCAATGTCCCCGCCCGCCAGAAGTTCCTGCGCACCGCCCAGACCGAGATGGGACACATCACCGAACAGGTCGCCCGCATCGCTCTGGTCCACCCCGGTATCGAGTTTCGGCTGACGCACAACGGCCGGCTGATCCACCACCTCCGCCCGGCGGACCATGTTCGCTCCCGCGTGGCCGATCTGTACGGCGCGGAACTGGCCGACTCACTCCTCGAGTTCACGCGCGACGAACGCGGCCTCAACATCCGCGGTTACGCGGGCCGGCCGGCCGATAGTCGCTCCTCCGGCAAGTGGCAGTACATCTTCCTCAACGGTCGCTACATCCACGACCGCTTCGTCTCCGCCGCCGCCCGCGAGGCCTACCGCGGACTCATGGAGGCCAACCGCTACCCCGTCTTCTTCATCGCCCTCCAAGTCGATCCCGCCGCAGTCGACGTCAACGTGCACCCGACCAAGAGCGAGGTCCGCTGGCAGGATTCGAATGTCGTCTACTCCCAGGTCCTCTCGGTCCTGCGCGATCGCTTCCTCAACGCCAATCTGACCACGCAGTACCGCCCCAATCCCGGCGGCCGACCGGCCCCTGCACCGTTCGCAGCACCGGCCACCGGTCTGCGGGCCCTCTCTCCCGACCCGACCGACAGCATGACCCAGGATGAACTCGATGCCGACCGCCGCCGCGAAGTACGCCAATCCGTCGCCGAATTCTACAAGCGCAGTCTGCCCGCCGGCCATCTGCCGCCGCCGGGCGGCCCAGCCTCCGCAGGTGCGTCCGGCGAGCCGGGCTGCGACTGGTCCAGGCGCTCGCCGATGGTCCGCACCTCATGGCCATCAACGCCGGCCGAGTACTCCGCAGCCACGACGGCAGGGGACCGAGAGACAGGGTCAACCGCGGCCGAGCCCCAGCTCGCCTCGCCGCATCCGCCGGTTTGGAGTGCTCCGGCCGGCGGCTCAAGTCCCGCAGGTCGTGCACCCCGGGTGATTCAGGTTCACAGGGCGTTCCTCGTCACCGAAAGCGACGATGGCTTGACCATCATCGACCAGCACGCCCTTCACGAACGCATCCTCTACGAAAAGATCTCCGAACAGATCCGCCGCGGATCCCTCGAGTCTCAACGCTTGCTGCTGCCCGAAACCGTGAATGTGGCCCCGGATCACGTCGCCCTGATCGAGTCCCATGGGCAGCTGTTCGGCCAGCTCGGCTTCGAGCTCAGCCCCTATGGCCCGAGCACCATCGCCGTCCATGCCGCCCCGTCGCTGCTGAGCCCCGAACGGGTCGCAGACTTCGTCCGTGACGCCCTCGATCGACTGGTGGCCCGCGATGCGCCCGCCTCCGGAGAAATGCTGATGAACGACCTGATCGCCATGTGCGCCTGCAAGGCGGCCGTCAAAGCCGGTGATCCGCTCTCCCCGGCGGAAATCGAATCGCTCATGGCCCAACGCCATCTCGTCGATCGTTCGACCAACTGCCCCCACGGCCGGCCAACGTCCCTCAATCTGGCCCTCAGCGATCTCGAGAAGCAGTTCAAGCGAACGTAG